From Anas acuta unplaced genomic scaffold, bAnaAcu1.1 SCAFFOLD_223, whole genome shotgun sequence, a single genomic window includes:
- the MTA2 gene encoding LOW QUALITY PROTEIN: metastasis-associated protein MTA2 (The sequence of the model RefSeq protein was modified relative to this genomic sequence to represent the inferred CDS: deleted 1 base in 1 codon), with amino-acid sequence MAANMYRVGDYVYFENSSSNPYLVRRIEELNKTANGNVEAKVVCLFRRRDISSSLNSLADSNAREFEEESKQPPMTEQQRHQLKHRELFLSRQFESLPATHIRGKCSVTLLNETDILGQYLEKEDCFFYSLVFDPVQKTLLADQGEIRVGCKYQAEIPDRLAEGESDNRNQQKMEMKVWDPDNPLTDRQIDQFLVVARAVGTFARALDCSSSIRQPSLHMSAAAASRDITLFHAMDTLQRNGYDLAKAMATLVPQGGPVLCRDEMEEWSASEAMLFEEALEKYGKDFNDIRQDFLPWKSLASIVQFYYMWKTTDRYIQQKRLKAAEADSKLKQVYIPTYTKPNPNQIISVGSKPGMNGAGFQKGLTCESCHTTQSAQWYAWGPPNMQCRLCASCWIYWKKYGGLKTPTQLEGAARSASEPHSRGHLSRPEAQSLSPYTTSASRAKLLAKNRQTFLLQTTRLTRLARRLCRDVLQPRRAARRPYAPINANAIKAECSIRLPKAAKAPLKIHPLARLPLAAIVKELAAQAPLKPKTPRGTKTPINRNQLSQSRGLVGLGASGATRGRPRATAPPGWGPRGSPSRPMGGPWRGGCGPGPPPASKRQKLNPADAPNPVVFVATKDTRALRKALTHLELRRAARRPNLPLKVKPGLPLRPGGALAPPPPPHPASTSEPIVLED; translated from the exons ATGGCGGCCAACATGTACCGCGTCGGCG actaCGTCTACTTCGAGAACTCTTCCAGCAACCCCTACCTCGTGCGCCGCATCGAGGAGCTCAACAAG ACCGCCAACGGCAATGTGGAGGCCAAGGTCGTCTGCCTCTTCCGCCGCCGCGACATCTCCAGCAGCCTCAACAGCTTGGCCGACAGCAACGCCC GAGAATTCGAGGAGGAGTCGAAGCAGCCCCCCATGACGGAGCAGCAGCGGCACCAGCTGAAGCACCGCGAGCTTTTCCTCTCCCGCCAGTTCGAGTCGCTGCCGGCCACCCACATACG tgGGAAGTGCAGCGTGACGCTGCTCAATGAGACCGACATCCTGGGGCAGTACCTGGAGAAGGag GACTGTTTTTTCTACTCGTTGGTCTTCGACCCCGTCCAAAAAACCCTCCTGGCCGACCAGGGCGAGATCCGCGTGGGCTGCAAGTACCAGGCTGAGATCCCCGACCGGCTGGCTGaag GTGAGTCGGACAACAGGAACCAGCAGAAGATGGAGATGAAGGTGTGGGACCCCGACAACCCCCTGACGGACCGGCAGATCGACCAGTTCCTGGTGGTGGCACG GGCCGTCGGGACCTTTGCCCGTGCCCTGGactgcagcagctccatccGGCAGCCCAGCCTGCACATGAGCGCGGCCGCGGCCTCGCGGGACATCACGctg tTCCACGCCATGGACACCCTGCAGCGCAACGGCTACGACCTGGCCAAGGCCATGGCCACGCTGGTGCCGCAGGGGGGGCCGGTGCTGTGCCGCGACGAGATGGAGGAGTGGTCGGCCTCCGAGGCCATGCTCTTCGAGGAGGCCCTGGAGAAGTACGGCAAGGACTTCAACGACATCCGGCAGGACTTC cTGCCCTGGAAGTCCTTGGCCAGCATCGTGCAGTTCTACTACATGTGGAAGACCACCGACCGCTACATCCAGCAG AAGAGGCTGAAGGCGGCGGAGGCGGACAGCAAGCTGAAGCAAGTCTACATCCCCACCTA cacgaAGCCGAACCCCAACCAGATCATCTCGGTGGGCTCCAAACCCGGCATGAACGGGGCCGGCTTCCAGAAGGGGCTGACCTGCGAGAGCTGCCACA ccaccCAGTCGGCCCAGTGGTACGCCTGGGGCCCCCCCAACATGCAGTGCCGCCTCTGCGCCTCCTGCTGGATCTACTGGAAGAAATACGGGGGGCTCAAGACCCCCACCCAGCTGGAGGGGGCAGCGCGCAGCGCCTCG GAGCCTCACTCCCGCGGCCACCTCTCCCGGCCCGAAGCCCAGAGCCTCTCGCCCTACACCACCAGCGCCAGCCGGGCCAAGCTGCTGGCCAAAAACCGCCAGACCTTCCTCCTGCAGACCACCCGCCTCACCCGCCTGGCCCGCCGCCTCTGCCGCGACGTCCTGCAGCCCCGgcgcgccgcccgccgcccctaCGCCCCCATCAACGCCAACGCCATCAAGGCCGAGT GCTCCATCCGGCTCCCCAAAGCC GCCAAGGCGCCCCTCAAGATCCACCCGCTGGCGCGGCTCCCCCTGGCCGCCATCGTCAAGGAGCTGG CGGCCCAGGCCCCCCTGAAGCCGAAGACCCCGAGGGGCACCAAGACCCCCATCAACCGCAACCAGCTGAGCCAGAGCCgggggctggtggggctgggggcaagcGGGGCTACGAGGGGGCGGCCGAGGGCCACCGCCCCCCCCGG GTGGGGGCCTCGGGGGTCCCCTTCTCGGCCAATGGGCGGCCCCtggcgggggggctgcgggccgggccccccccccgccagcAAGCGCCAGAAGCTGAACCCCGCCGACGCCCCCAACCCCGTCGTCTTCGTGGCCACCAAGGACACCCG ggcccTGCGGAAGGCGCTGACCCACCTGGAGCTGCGCCGCGCTGCCCGCCGCCCCAACCTGCCCCTCAAGGTGAagccggggctgcccctgcggcccgggggggccctggcgccccccccgcccccccaccccgccaGCACCTCGGAGCCGATCGTCCTCGAGGACtga
- the EML3 gene encoding LOW QUALITY PROTEIN: echinoderm microtubule-associated protein-like 3 (The sequence of the model RefSeq protein was modified relative to this genomic sequence to represent the inferred CDS: inserted 1 base in 1 codon; deleted 1 base in 1 codon), whose amino-acid sequence LAPPSYGYRGRDSRSNLHVLASGELVYFIACVVVLLHVPLRRQRHYLRHSDCVRCLAVHPDRLRVATGQAAGVDKDGKPLQPVVHIWDSATLLTLQQIGLGSFERGVGSLAFSTADQGAHLCVVDDSNEHMMSVWDCARGTKLAEVKSTNESVLSVEFNPQDSGSIITSGKSHVYFWTWSGAALTKKQGIFGKYKKPKFIQCFVFDAAGDVLTGDSEGNILTWTRAAGPAGKGGKETYQIGQQRRAHEGSIFALCRRRDGTVLSGGGKDRRVLSWSPELLLLQEAELPERFGAVRTIAEGPGEELLVGTTRNALLRGTLADGFTPIVQGHTDEVWGLATHPSRCLFLTCGHDRQLCLWDGQEHALAWSLALEDTGLCADFHPGGQVVVVGLLTGRWLVLDTETQQPLAGGSDGNEQLSVVRFSPDGSFLAIGSHDNVIYIYSVAEGGRKYTRFGRCTGHSSFITHLDWSKDGHFVMSNSGDYEILYWDVAGGCKLLRNRFESRDREWASYTCVLGXHVFGVWPDGSDGTDINSLCRSHHERLVAVADDFCKVHLFQYPCARPKAPSHVYGGHGSHVTNVRFTHDDGHLVSLGGKDTGVFQWRVLGGPPVPAGGAAEPR is encoded by the exons CTCGCCCCCCCCAGCTACGGGTACCGGGGCCGGGACAGCCGCTCCAACCTGCACGTGCTGGCGTCGGGCGAGCTGGTTTACTTCATCGCCTGCGTCGTCGTCCTCCTCCACGTCCCCCTCCGCCGCCAGCGCCACTACCTGCGCCACAGCGACTGCGTGCGCTG cctGGCCGTGCACCCCGACCGTCTCCGCGTCGCCACGGGGCAGGCGGCCGGCGTGGACAAGGACGGCAAG CCGCTGCAGCCCGTGGTGCACATCTGGGACTCGGCCACGCTGCTGACCCTGCAGCAGATCGGCCTCGGCAGCTTCGAGCGCGGCGTGGGCTCCCTCGCCTTCTCCACGGCC gaccagGGCGCCCACCTGTGCGTGGTGGACGATTCCAACGAGCACATGATGTCGGTGTGGGACTGCGCCCGCGGCACCAAGCTGGCAGAAGTGAAG AGCACCAACGAGTCGGTGCTGTCGGTGGAGTTCAACCCCCAGGACAGCGGCAGCATCATCACCAGTGGCAAATCCCACGTCTACTTCTGGACCTGGAGCGGGGCCGCGCTCACCAAGAAGCAGGGCATTTTTGGG AAATATAAGAAGCCCAAATTCATccagtgctttgtttttgacGCCGCCGGGGACGTGCTGACCGGCGACTCCGAGGGCAACATCCTCACCTGGACCCGCgccgcggggccggcggggaAAGGGGGCAAag AGACGTACCAGATCGGGCAGCAGAGGCGGGCGCACGAGGGCAGCATCTTCGCGCTGTGCCGCCGGCGGGACGGGACGGTGCTGAGCGGCGGCGGCAAGGACcgcagggtgctgagctggaGCCCcgagctcctcctgctgcaggaggccgag ctccccgagCGTTTCGGCGCC GTGCGCACCATCGCGGAGGGGCCGGgcgaggagctgctggtgggcaCCACGCGCAACGCGCTGCTGCGGGGCACGCTGGCCGACGGCTTCACCCCCATCGtgcag gggcacACGGACGAGGTTTGGGGTCTCGCCACCCACCCCTCGCGCTGCCTCTTCCTCACCTGCGGCCACGACCGGCAGCTCTGCCTGTGGGACGGGCAGGAGCACGCCCTGGCCTGGAGCCTGGCCCTGGAG gaCACGGGGCTCTGCGCCGACTTCCACCCCGGGGGCCAAGTGGTGGTCGTGGGGCTGCTGACGGGGC ggtggCTGGTGCTGGACACGGAGACGCAGCAGCCACTGGCGGGGGGCTCGGACGGCAACGAGCAGCTCTCGGTGGTGCGCTTCTCCCCCG ACGGCTCCTTCCTGGCCATCGGCTCCCACGACAACGTCATCTACATCTACAGCGTGGCCGAGGGCGGCCGCAAGTACACCCGCTTCGGGCGCTGCACG gGGCACTCGAGCTTCATCACCCACCTGGACTGGTCCAAGGACGGCCACTTCGTCATGTCCAACTCGGGGGACTACGAGATCCTCTACT gggacGTGGCCGGGGGCTGCAAACTGCTCCGGAACCGCTTCGAGAGCCGGGACCGCGAGTGGGCCTCCTACACCTGCGTGCTGG TTCACGTCTTCg GCGTGTGGCCCGACGGCTCGGACGGCACCGACATCAACTCCCTGTGCCGCTCCCACCACGAGCGCCTGGTGGCCGTGGCCGACGACTTCTGCAAGGTGCACCTCTTCCAGTACCCCTGCGCCCGCCCCaag gcTCCCAGCCACGTCTACGGGGGCCACGGCAGCCACGTCACCAACGTGCGCTTCACCCACGACGACGGGCACCTGGTGTCGCTGGGGGGCAAGGACACCGGCGTCTTCCAGTGgcgggtgctgggggggccgcCGGTGCCCGCCGGGGGGGCCGCGGAGCCCCGTTGA